A stretch of DNA from Methylobacterium sp. CB376:
CGCCCCGCGCGGGCCGGCGATCGCGGGATCGCGCCCGGAGGCCGCGCGGCCTCTCCCGCGCGCCTGGACGTGCCCGGACGGGTCGGGGGGCGCCTCCGGATTCGCTCCGCGGGGACGGGCGGGGGCCGAGGGGCCCCCACCCTCACGCCCCGGCGTCGACCGGGGCGCCGCTGCCGTTGAGCGTGCGGGGTGCCGGCAGGGCCAGGGGCTCCTCCGGGGCGGCGAGCTTGGCCGGGCCGTGGTGGAGGCGAAGCCGCTTGATGCGGCGTGGATCGGCGTCCAGCACCTCGACCTCGAAGTCGCCCGGAACCGCCACGACCTCGCCCCGGGACGGCACCCGCCCGGTGATGGTGACGACGAGGCCGCCGATCGTGTCGACCTCCTCGGCGAGTTCGCCCACCGCCCCGGCGATGTCGAAGCCGGTCGCCTCCGCGACGTCGTCGAGGCTCGCGCGCGCATCCGCCACGTAGATCTCGGCCTCGCCGTCGACCCGCAGCACCCGGTGCCCCTCGGCCACGTCGTGCTCGTCCTCGATGTCGCCGACCACGACCTCGATCAGGTCCTCGATCGAGATCAGCCCGTCGGTCCCGCCATACTCGTCGATGACGAGGGCCATGTGGGTCCGGCTGGCCTGCATCCGCACCAGGAGGTCGATCGCCGGCATCGAGGGCGGCACGTAGAGCACGGGCCGCAGGATCCGCGTGGCGGCGAGGGAGAGGTCGAGATCGACCTCGCACAGGTCGGGCGTCCGGGCGAGGTGCGGCCGGCGCGCCCGCCCGTCCCCCTGGATCACCGGCGGCGGCTCGGCCGCGGGCTTGGCCGGGGAGTTGGCCGGGGAGTTGGCCGGGGATCTGGCCGGGGATTTGGCGCCGTGGGCCGCGCCGGCCTCGGCGCGGGTGGCGAGGTGGTCGACGAAGTCGCGGATGTGGACCATGCCGCGGGGATCGTCCAGGGTGTCGCCGTAGACCGGCAGGCGCGAATGGCCCGCCGTCCGGAACACCTTCAGGAGTTCGCCGAGGGAGATCTCCGCCGGCACGGCGACGATGTCGGCCCGCGGCACCATCACGTCGTCGACCCGCACCCGGTGCAGGCTCAGCACGTTCTTCAGCATCGCCCGCTCGACGGGCGAGAAGGCGTGATCGCCCGACTGCGCCTCCGCCAGCGCGTCGGTGATCTCGTCGCGCGGAGCCTCCCGCGGCTTCAGGTGGAAGATGGTGAGGAGACGGTCATACCACGGCTCACGGGCCGGACTGTCCTCGTCCGGGGCGGGCTGGGCGGTCGCGGCGGCGCCACGACTTCGATCGTTGCTCATGTCTCTCTGGTCTGGAATTGCAGGATCCGCGGCTCATTCCGCGGGCTCGCCGTAGGGATCCGGAACGCCGAGCCGCGCCAGGGCCGCGGCCTCCAGAGCCTCCATCGCCTCGGCCTCGGCCTCGCCGGTCTCATGATCCTGGCCCAGGAGATGGAGCGTGCCATGAACCAGCAGATGCGCGAGATGGTGGCCGAGAGGCTTCGACTGCTCCCCACTCTCGCGCAGCATCGTGTCATACGCAAGAACCACGTCGCCGAGGGGCCGCGGCGCCCCGCCATGGGCGTGGCCGGCCGGGAAGGAGAGCACGTTCGTCGGCTTGTCCTTGCCGCGCCATGTGCGGTTGAGCTCCTGCACCGCCTCGTCGTCGGTGAGCAGGACGCTCACCTCGACCGCCTCCGCGGGCGGCAGGATCGCCAGGGCCGCCTCGACGGCGCGGCGCACGAAGGGGCCGAGATCCGGGATGGCCGCCTCCCAGCGCTCGTCCTCCAGGACGACGTCGATCTCGTTCTCCACGGCTCAGGCCCCGCGGCGCGGGGCGGGACGGTCCTCGGCCCCGGCGCGGCTCGTATCCGCCTCGTAGGCGCTGACGATCCGCCGCACCAGGTCGTGCCGGACCACGTCCGCGTCCTTGAAGGTGACGCGCCCGATCCCCTCCACGCCCTCCAGGATGCGGACCGCCTCGACGAGGCCGGATTTCTGGCCGGGCGGAAGGTCGATCTGGCTCGGATCGCCCGTCACGATCATCCGCGAGTTCTCGCCCAGGCGGGTCAGGAACATCTTCATCTGCATGGAGGTGGTGTTCTGCGCCTCGTCCAGCAGCACCACCGCGTTGGTGAGGGTGCGCCCGCGCATGAAGGCGAGCGGCGCGATCTCGATCATGCCGGTCTGCAGGCCCCGGTCGACGTGGCGCGCCTCCATGAAGTCGTAGAGCGCGTCGTAGATCGGGCGGAGATAGGGATCGACCTTCTCGCGCATGTCGCCGGGCAGGAAGCCGAGGCGCTCGCCCGCCTCGACGGCCGGGCGCGACAGGATCAGCCGCTCCGCGTGGCCCTGCTCCAGGAGCGAGACCGCGTGGCCGACCGCCAGCCAGGTCTTGCCGGTGCCGGCCGGCCCCTCGGCGAAGACGAGTTCGTTGGCGCGCAGGGCCTTGATGTAGGCGTCCTGCGCGGCGTTGCGGGCCCGCACGGCCCCGCGGCGGCGGGTGGCGATCTGGTCGAACTGCGCGCGCTCGCCGTTCGACGGGGCCTCGCTCGCCGGAAACAGGCTGCCCTGCAGGGAGGCCTCCTGGATGACGCCGTCGACGTCGCCGAGGGTCAGCGGCAGCCCGCCGCCGTCGCGCACCCGGGCATAGAGGGTCT
This window harbors:
- a CDS encoding PhoH family protein, encoding MRPGDNAGRGGRGREGPGRPVAGLSEAAEIALTFDDNRLASLVFGQYDQNVAHLERRLGVTATALGNHVVVKGTPEAAERARIVLETLYARVRDGGGLPLTLGDVDGVIQEASLQGSLFPASEAPSNGERAQFDQIATRRRGAVRARNAAQDAYIKALRANELVFAEGPAGTGKTWLAVGHAVSLLEQGHAERLILSRPAVEAGERLGFLPGDMREKVDPYLRPIYDALYDFMEARHVDRGLQTGMIEIAPLAFMRGRTLTNAVVLLDEAQNTTSMQMKMFLTRLGENSRMIVTGDPSQIDLPPGQKSGLVEAVRILEGVEGIGRVTFKDADVVRHDLVRRIVSAYEADTSRAGAEDRPAPRRGA
- a CDS encoding hemolysin family protein gives rise to the protein MSNDRSRGAAATAQPAPDEDSPAREPWYDRLLTIFHLKPREAPRDEITDALAEAQSGDHAFSPVERAMLKNVLSLHRVRVDDVMVPRADIVAVPAEISLGELLKVFRTAGHSRLPVYGDTLDDPRGMVHIRDFVDHLATRAEAGAAHGAKSPARSPANSPANSPAKPAAEPPPVIQGDGRARRPHLARTPDLCEVDLDLSLAATRILRPVLYVPPSMPAIDLLVRMQASRTHMALVIDEYGGTDGLISIEDLIEVVVGDIEDEHDVAEGHRVLRVDGEAEIYVADARASLDDVAEATGFDIAGAVGELAEEVDTIGGLVVTITGRVPSRGEVVAVPGDFEVEVLDADPRRIKRLRLHHGPAKLAAPEEPLALPAPRTLNGSGAPVDAGA
- the ybeY gene encoding rRNA maturation RNase YbeY is translated as MENEIDVVLEDERWEAAIPDLGPFVRRAVEAALAILPPAEAVEVSVLLTDDEAVQELNRTWRGKDKPTNVLSFPAGHAHGGAPRPLGDVVLAYDTMLRESGEQSKPLGHHLAHLLVHGTLHLLGQDHETGEAEAEAMEALEAAALARLGVPDPYGEPAE